A genomic window from Bdellovibrio sp. SKB1291214 includes:
- a CDS encoding LemA family protein, whose product MSKVVLMALVLPFLAGCGIQSIPQSKNATEASLAEVSNQYKRRADLIPNLVNVVKGYAKHEETTLTQVVEARAKATSMQIDPSKVTPQQLAEYQKAQSGLSQALGRLMVVTENYPNLKADQNFRDLQAQLEGTENRITIARQRYIESINQFNNLVTVPPTSWTNSVMYHFEKMPQWDMGAEEKATAEKAPEVKF is encoded by the coding sequence ATGTCTAAAGTAGTTCTGATGGCCCTTGTATTGCCTTTTTTAGCCGGTTGCGGAATTCAAAGCATTCCTCAATCAAAAAATGCGACTGAAGCGTCGCTTGCAGAAGTATCAAATCAATACAAACGTCGAGCTGACTTGATTCCCAATCTTGTGAACGTTGTGAAAGGTTATGCAAAACACGAGGAAACAACTTTGACTCAAGTGGTGGAGGCGCGTGCTAAAGCGACTTCAATGCAAATCGATCCATCGAAAGTCACACCCCAACAATTGGCTGAGTACCAGAAAGCGCAAAGCGGTCTTTCACAAGCTTTGGGTCGATTGATGGTAGTAACTGAAAATTATCCGAATCTTAAAGCGGACCAAAATTTCCGCGATCTTCAAGCACAACTTGAAGGTACTGAAAATCGTATTACGATTGCTCGTCAACGTTATATCGAATCGATCAACCAATTTAACAACTTGGTGACTGTTCCGCCAACAAGCTGGACAAACTCGGTCATGTACCATTTCGAAAAAATGCCTCAATGGGATATGGGCGCTGAAGAGAAAGCAACGGCAGAGAAAGCGCCAGAAGTTAAATTCTAA
- a CDS encoding class I SAM-dependent methyltransferase codes for MTRTIKLRYTETAGCIFIDKIAGLNTHTPEHGQRGCVEIYEEVLDRKLFVVHRLDKATSGALCFATSSEIAAEVSRLFEQHLVKKRYLFLTDKPAGALEFTYQSHIEKEKNKFVSTKDKDPNSKTTFKWIKALGRFQLWEAIPHTGKPHQIRLHAEAKGIPILGDSEHGGSHFYRLCLHSHSLEFTLRGEHVHFETDLPVWAKDGELNEHEEDLVLGEALQRRERLFKFSELKDESLRLAHRELDTYRIDQYGEYLWVYWYKEEDPSVPDLLRFEKLSKKLKKKVLVRKMLNRGDDPNAELLWTIGQTQTSWIAKENGVKYELRSDTGLSPGLFLDQRENRLWVSEHAQDRRVLNLFSYTSGFSVVSAMAGAQEVCTVDVSSNFLDWSKRNFTLNGLDPEHEKYEFWNSDCILFLKGTVRRKRKFGLIVCDPPSFGRSKNGVFSISKNFDELLINAMYCLEKNGLLLFCTNYEKWNSGDLHLRLEKLKREFSFKILPAPSQGMDFELPDQEPLMKSIILRKN; via the coding sequence ATGACACGCACGATTAAGCTTCGATACACCGAGACAGCCGGGTGCATCTTTATTGACAAGATTGCCGGCCTCAACACGCACACTCCTGAACACGGGCAACGGGGCTGCGTGGAGATCTACGAAGAAGTGCTTGATCGCAAGTTATTCGTTGTTCACCGCCTGGACAAAGCAACCTCAGGTGCTCTTTGTTTTGCCACGAGTTCTGAAATTGCCGCAGAAGTCTCGCGTCTTTTTGAGCAACATTTGGTAAAGAAAAGATATCTTTTTTTAACTGACAAACCCGCGGGGGCTCTGGAGTTCACTTACCAGTCGCACATTGAAAAAGAAAAAAACAAATTCGTTAGCACTAAAGACAAAGATCCGAACTCTAAAACGACCTTTAAATGGATCAAAGCATTGGGGCGCTTTCAGCTTTGGGAAGCGATTCCCCATACAGGTAAGCCTCATCAAATCCGCCTGCATGCCGAAGCGAAAGGCATCCCGATCCTGGGAGATAGCGAACATGGCGGCAGTCACTTTTATCGCCTGTGCTTGCATTCGCATTCCTTAGAGTTCACTTTACGCGGCGAACATGTTCACTTCGAAACCGATCTTCCCGTGTGGGCTAAGGATGGCGAATTGAATGAGCACGAAGAAGACCTCGTCCTTGGCGAAGCTTTGCAGCGCCGTGAACGTCTATTTAAATTTTCAGAACTTAAAGACGAATCTTTGCGCCTCGCTCACCGCGAGTTGGATACTTATCGAATCGATCAGTATGGCGAATACCTTTGGGTTTATTGGTACAAAGAGGAAGATCCTTCTGTTCCGGATCTGCTACGTTTTGAAAAATTATCTAAGAAATTGAAAAAGAAAGTCCTGGTTCGCAAAATGCTGAACCGTGGGGATGATCCGAATGCGGAATTGTTGTGGACCATTGGACAAACGCAGACCAGCTGGATCGCTAAGGAAAATGGCGTCAAGTATGAACTGCGCAGTGATACCGGACTTTCCCCAGGACTGTTTTTGGATCAACGCGAGAATCGCCTGTGGGTCAGCGAACATGCCCAAGATCGTCGCGTCTTAAATTTATTTTCTTATACCAGTGGTTTTAGCGTGGTTTCTGCCATGGCCGGTGCACAAGAAGTTTGCACCGTCGACGTGTCGTCGAATTTTCTTGATTGGAGTAAACGTAACTTCACTTTAAACGGTCTTGATCCGGAGCATGAAAAGTATGAATTCTGGAACAGCGACTGTATTTTGTTTTTAAAAGGGACCGTCCGTCGCAAGCGTAAGTTTGGACTGATTGTTTGCGATCCGCCTTCTTTTGGTCGCTCCAAGAATGGTGTTTTCTCGATCAGCAAGAATTTTGATGAACTGTTAATCAACGCCATGTATTGCTTAGAAAAAAACGGCCTGCTGTTGTTCTGTACAAACTACGAAAAATGGAACAGCGGAGATTTGCATTTGCGCTTAGAAAAACTGAAACGCGAATTCTCGTTTAAAATTCTGCCCGCACCTTCGCAAGGCATGGATTTCGAGCTCCCCGATCAGGAGCCCTTGATGAAATCCATCATCTTGCGTAAGAACTAA
- the treY gene encoding malto-oligosyltrehalose synthase: MPFLSTYRLQLHKDFKFQDAIEHLRYWSDLGISHLYLSPILESEEGSTHGYDGTNPEVISRERGGEEGFALLIENLPKTRIEGLILDIVPNHLSSSWKNPKWWDVLKKGHKSSFWKAFDIKGDEDDSKIKIILPVLGKSREATILSRELVLSFYQEQITFKYYDAHYPVSESSYDLVFQELEKRIEKKHLKSISALSKWAQESVSNLNVLLHSLSQVPVKALNEILEKQHYKLKDWRSGSREINYRRFFDINGLVGLKMENKSVFNWSHDKIFSLLSTYPAIQGLRIDHIDGLTFPEEYLKNLSKKCPNIWVEKILGNGELLPEDWPIKGSTGYEFSVVSARLFVDVKGLLNLHSHYLEKIDDRWERFHDCVYESKKEMLELYYVSELNYLMEQFYECAQDYKKYRNKFTKEEIREVLIEVTSSLRIYRTYAKKSEAIRSPWLSDALKEAQGRGKISNLQAYEWFRDVLHEEGTWSDDLFLTIKRWEQLTGPVMAKGLEDTALYRYCPLLSLNGVGGEPDWIGDGSLEYHAFQQEKLRTFPLSFNATSTHDTKRSEDVRSRIHYLSEVPQEWTTLFEEILQDFGQQDFPTPRVLYFILETLLGAWPMDGVMSDEFIKRMQEYFIKATRESKTETSWSEVNPDFEEKLKQFVHDLLHPTGKGDKRLLKKLSAFAEKCSFYGAFNSLSLLTMKGTSPGIADFYQGCDSWDLSLVDPDNRRPVDYAERKQFLARMQAQAKIDASSYLQEISKNWKSGEVKMYLTWRLLQLRNHWPDIFLKGEYLPVSPEGDKKIHFMSYLRRLDKQWVLTVIPRFLGQSKMELGDLKLHDQELLSVKFDLPEDAPKTWMNVLTGEKMFGNSFTAQNLFGSFPVVVLQGVAD; this comes from the coding sequence ATGCCGTTTCTTTCCACCTACCGCCTGCAATTACATAAAGATTTTAAGTTCCAAGATGCGATTGAACATCTGAGGTATTGGAGCGATCTGGGGATATCCCATCTTTATTTGTCTCCCATCTTAGAGTCAGAGGAGGGAAGTACTCACGGCTATGACGGCACAAATCCAGAAGTTATTAGCCGCGAGCGGGGTGGAGAAGAGGGATTTGCGCTCTTAATTGAGAACCTTCCCAAGACACGGATAGAGGGCTTGATTTTGGATATTGTACCGAATCACTTGTCCTCTAGTTGGAAGAATCCTAAGTGGTGGGATGTTCTGAAAAAAGGACACAAATCATCTTTCTGGAAGGCATTTGATATTAAGGGTGACGAGGATGACTCGAAGATTAAAATTATTCTGCCCGTGTTGGGCAAAAGCCGTGAAGCCACAATTCTTTCTCGAGAGTTGGTGTTATCCTTTTATCAAGAACAAATTACTTTTAAATACTACGATGCTCACTATCCGGTTAGCGAGTCCTCCTATGACTTGGTTTTTCAAGAGCTGGAAAAGCGTATTGAGAAAAAGCATTTAAAAAGCATTTCCGCTCTCTCCAAATGGGCCCAAGAAAGTGTGTCGAATCTGAATGTTCTGTTGCACAGTCTTTCCCAGGTACCAGTCAAAGCCTTGAATGAAATTTTGGAGAAACAGCATTATAAGTTAAAAGATTGGCGCAGCGGCAGCCGCGAGATCAATTACCGTCGCTTTTTTGACATTAACGGCTTAGTGGGTTTAAAGATGGAAAATAAATCCGTCTTTAATTGGTCTCATGACAAAATATTTTCTTTATTAAGCACCTATCCTGCTATCCAAGGATTGCGAATTGACCACATCGATGGCCTTACCTTTCCCGAAGAATATCTGAAAAATCTCTCAAAAAAATGTCCTAATATCTGGGTTGAAAAAATTCTGGGTAACGGCGAACTGTTACCAGAGGACTGGCCGATCAAGGGCTCCACGGGATATGAATTTTCCGTTGTCAGCGCCCGACTGTTTGTGGATGTCAAAGGACTGTTGAATCTGCATTCACATTATTTAGAAAAAATCGACGACCGTTGGGAGCGGTTCCATGACTGCGTATACGAAAGTAAGAAAGAAATGCTCGAGCTTTACTATGTCTCCGAGCTTAATTATCTTATGGAGCAATTTTACGAGTGTGCTCAAGATTATAAGAAGTACCGTAATAAATTCACCAAAGAGGAAATTCGCGAGGTTCTGATCGAAGTCACTTCCTCTCTTAGAATTTACAGAACCTACGCCAAAAAATCAGAAGCGATTCGTTCGCCTTGGTTGTCCGATGCTTTGAAGGAAGCTCAGGGACGGGGCAAGATATCAAATCTTCAAGCTTACGAATGGTTTAGAGATGTTCTTCATGAGGAAGGAACGTGGAGTGACGATTTATTTCTGACCATCAAACGATGGGAACAGCTGACTGGACCCGTTATGGCGAAGGGGCTTGAAGACACAGCTTTATATCGTTACTGTCCATTGCTGTCATTGAACGGTGTCGGTGGTGAACCGGATTGGATCGGGGATGGTTCATTAGAGTACCACGCCTTTCAGCAAGAGAAATTACGCACATTCCCTTTGAGTTTTAATGCGACTTCTACCCACGATACGAAGCGTAGCGAAGATGTGCGCTCGCGGATTCATTATCTTTCGGAAGTTCCTCAGGAGTGGACGACACTTTTTGAAGAGATTCTGCAGGATTTTGGTCAGCAGGATTTTCCGACTCCAAGAGTTCTTTATTTTATCCTAGAGACATTGCTGGGTGCGTGGCCCATGGATGGAGTTATGTCAGATGAATTTATCAAGCGCATGCAGGAATACTTTATCAAAGCCACCCGTGAATCAAAAACCGAAACCAGTTGGTCCGAAGTAAACCCTGATTTCGAAGAAAAATTAAAGCAGTTCGTGCATGATCTTCTTCACCCCACAGGTAAAGGGGACAAACGCTTGTTGAAAAAACTTTCTGCGTTTGCGGAAAAGTGCAGCTTTTATGGTGCCTTTAATTCGCTCTCGTTACTTACGATGAAAGGTACAAGCCCCGGAATTGCCGATTTCTATCAGGGATGTGACAGCTGGGATTTAAGCTTGGTGGACCCTGACAATCGCAGACCCGTTGATTATGCCGAAAGAAAACAATTTTTAGCTCGTATGCAGGCTCAGGCCAAAATAGATGCTTCATCCTATCTGCAGGAGATTTCCAAGAATTGGAAATCGGGCGAAGTGAAAATGTATCTGACCTGGAGGCTGCTACAACTTAGAAATCATTGGCCTGACATTTTTCTGAAAGGTGAGTATCTGCCAGTGTCTCCAGAAGGAGATAAGAAAATTCATTTCATGTCGTACTTACGACGTCTGGATAAGCAGTGGGTATTAACTGTCATTCCAAGGTTTTTAGGCCAGTCGAAAATGGAACTGGGTGATTTGAAGCTTCATGATCAAGAGCTTTTAAGTGTTAAATTTGATCTGCCCGAGGACGCTCCCAAGACTTGGATGAATGTGCTCACGGGCGAGAAAATGTTTGGAAATTCATTCACCGCGCAGAACCTTTTTGGAAGTTTTCCGGTCGTGGTTCTGCAGGGAGTGGCTGATTAG
- the treZ gene encoding malto-oligosyltrehalose trehalohydrolase, giving the protein MNLIKIGAWKEEQGECGYRVWAPLCESVDLVFLDQDEQELGSLPMAQDRRGYFFVKSKKPLSDLYKFRLNKNQLLPDPASRYQPQGPHGASQLIGSEFPWSDQQWKGLPLHDLVIYELHVGTFTESGTFAAVQSHVDRLLDLGVNALEIMPIAQFAGKRNWGYDGVGLFAAQNSYGKQQISPLELKGLIDYCHSRGMAVILDVVYNHMGPEGNYLSHFGPYFHDKYKNPWGDALNFDGAHSDDVRNYFLTNAKQWIEEFHFDGLRLDAVHSIFDGSAKTFLEQLSDLAEDVSQRTGRVIHLIAENDTNDSRLITPTAEGGIGLSAHWADDFHHVVHSALTGETSGYYSDFGKENQLMDVLTRGLVYDGKYSEFHNFTRGRSYYGTSRSRLVYCIQNHDQIGNRKDGERLISLSGADAQKLAASLLFLSGGLPLIFMGEEIGETAPFLYFVDHTDKNLLQAVREGRKKEFASFGWKEEPPDPGAEETFIRSRVDWVKAAQSAQTADFTKLYKKLIALSKWIRQEGFFDEEVKAELVREGVFRITASKDNESIELIISMNKKTEEVTCHSRYELVFDSSSPDRSRSVSQGTLKMEPQSVILLKGPR; this is encoded by the coding sequence GTGAATTTAATCAAAATCGGTGCTTGGAAAGAGGAACAGGGAGAATGCGGCTACCGCGTATGGGCGCCACTTTGTGAAAGCGTAGATTTGGTCTTTTTGGACCAAGATGAGCAGGAATTGGGCTCACTCCCGATGGCGCAGGATCGTCGCGGATACTTTTTTGTTAAATCCAAAAAGCCGCTTTCTGATTTATATAAATTTAGGCTAAATAAAAACCAACTTTTACCAGATCCCGCTTCTCGCTATCAGCCACAAGGTCCCCACGGGGCCTCGCAACTCATTGGCAGTGAATTCCCCTGGAGCGATCAACAGTGGAAGGGCTTGCCCCTTCATGACTTGGTTATCTATGAACTTCATGTCGGAACCTTTACCGAGTCTGGAACCTTCGCGGCAGTTCAGTCCCATGTGGATCGATTATTAGACTTAGGGGTTAATGCACTCGAAATAATGCCCATCGCTCAATTCGCGGGAAAACGTAATTGGGGATATGACGGGGTTGGATTATTTGCCGCGCAGAACTCCTATGGGAAACAGCAAATCTCTCCGCTAGAGTTAAAAGGTCTGATTGATTACTGCCATTCCCGGGGTATGGCTGTGATTTTGGATGTCGTTTATAATCATATGGGCCCTGAGGGTAATTACCTCTCCCACTTCGGCCCGTATTTTCATGACAAGTATAAGAATCCCTGGGGAGACGCGCTGAACTTTGATGGTGCTCACAGTGATGATGTCAGAAACTATTTTTTAACGAACGCAAAGCAATGGATCGAGGAATTTCATTTTGATGGACTGCGCCTGGACGCCGTTCATTCCATATTTGATGGCTCCGCAAAAACATTTTTAGAGCAGCTCTCCGATCTTGCCGAGGACGTATCACAACGCACAGGACGGGTGATTCATTTGATTGCTGAAAATGACACGAATGACAGTCGATTGATCACTCCCACTGCGGAGGGAGGGATCGGGTTGAGCGCCCATTGGGCCGATGATTTTCACCATGTGGTTCATTCGGCATTGACGGGTGAAACATCAGGTTACTATTCAGATTTCGGTAAAGAGAATCAGTTGATGGATGTGTTGACCCGGGGTTTAGTCTATGATGGAAAATATTCTGAGTTTCATAATTTTACCCGCGGTCGCAGCTATTACGGCACTTCTCGGAGTCGTCTAGTCTATTGTATTCAAAATCATGACCAAATCGGAAACCGCAAAGACGGCGAAAGGCTGATTTCCTTAAGCGGAGCTGACGCCCAGAAACTGGCGGCCTCCTTGTTATTTCTGTCAGGGGGCTTGCCGTTGATTTTCATGGGAGAAGAGATCGGTGAAACCGCTCCCTTTTTATACTTCGTCGATCATACCGATAAGAATCTGCTACAAGCGGTGCGCGAGGGCAGGAAGAAAGAATTCGCAAGTTTCGGTTGGAAGGAAGAACCACCGGACCCTGGCGCCGAGGAAACTTTCATCCGCTCGCGCGTTGATTGGGTCAAAGCTGCACAATCTGCACAAACTGCAGATTTCACGAAACTGTATAAAAAACTGATAGCTCTTTCGAAATGGATTCGACAAGAAGGTTTTTTTGATGAAGAAGTGAAAGCCGAGCTTGTTCGCGAGGGTGTTTTTCGCATTACTGCTTCTAAAGATAATGAATCCATCGAGTTAATTATATCCATGAATAAAAAAACAGAAGAGGTCACCTGCCACAGTCGTTATGAATTGGTTTTTGATTCTTCTTCTCCGGACCGATCTCGCTCTGTCTCCCAAGGGACGCTAAAGATGGAGCCTCAGTCTGTGATTTTATTGAAAGGACCGAGATAA
- the glgB gene encoding 1,4-alpha-glucan branching protein GlgB yields the protein MDTLLTSDDIYLFNEGTNYRSYLRMGAHLDVKDGAEGTWFSVWAPGAKEVHVTGDFNYWNREQYALRTEGTSGVWSGFVPQAVHGHNYKFIITSPQGHKIEKADPYAFYSEEAPKTASKIWNLDYQWQDQEWMENRKHLQNTNQGMSIYEIHLGSWRRNPEQGGRSLTYRELAEELPRYVKDMGFSHVEFMPIMEHPFYGSWGYQTTGYFAPTCRYGTPQDLMYLIDRLHQENIGVIMDWVPSHFPEDSFALSRFNGTHLFEHEDPRLGFHPDWNSLIFNYGRHEVRSFLISSAIFWLEKYHVDGLRVDAVASMLYLDYSRKTGEWIPNRFGGRENIEAIEFLKDLNEAVYSQFPDVHTIAEESTAWPKVSAPTYAGGLGFGMKWDMGWMHDTFEYFRKNSIHRRHHQNQLTFRMMYAFNENFILSISHDEVVYGKGSVYEKMSGDEWQKFANLRALYSYMYAMPGKKLLFMGCEFAQKTEWNHDGSLDWHLTQEKPHAQIQSLIKDLNHVYRQESALHELDFSAAGFEWLDASDANNSVFSFFRRDGDKNTVLCIFNLTPIPRYNYEVGVDQPGIWKEILNSDAEIFGGSGHGNFGEVTSNPQPAHGRQHSLMLTLPPLSGVYFKYARTVQ from the coding sequence ATGGACACGCTTCTGACCTCAGACGACATTTATCTGTTCAATGAAGGAACAAACTATAGGTCTTATTTACGTATGGGTGCACATTTAGACGTTAAAGACGGAGCCGAAGGGACGTGGTTCTCGGTTTGGGCTCCTGGAGCAAAAGAAGTTCATGTCACGGGCGATTTCAATTATTGGAATCGCGAGCAGTATGCATTGCGCACCGAAGGGACTTCGGGTGTGTGGAGTGGTTTTGTTCCACAAGCTGTGCACGGGCATAATTATAAATTTATTATTACGTCTCCTCAGGGGCATAAAATTGAAAAGGCGGATCCCTACGCTTTCTACAGTGAGGAAGCGCCAAAAACAGCCAGCAAAATCTGGAATCTTGATTACCAATGGCAAGATCAAGAATGGATGGAAAATCGGAAGCATCTGCAGAACACGAATCAAGGCATGTCTATTTACGAAATCCATTTAGGATCGTGGAGACGAAATCCAGAGCAAGGGGGGCGCAGCTTAACCTATCGAGAGCTGGCTGAGGAACTACCGCGCTACGTGAAAGACATGGGGTTTTCCCATGTGGAGTTTATGCCGATTATGGAGCATCCATTTTATGGATCTTGGGGATATCAAACCACGGGCTACTTTGCACCGACGTGCCGTTACGGCACTCCTCAGGATTTGATGTATCTGATTGATCGCCTTCACCAAGAAAATATTGGCGTGATAATGGATTGGGTTCCGTCACATTTTCCAGAGGACTCCTTTGCTCTGTCTCGTTTCAATGGCACTCATCTTTTCGAGCACGAAGATCCTCGCTTGGGATTTCACCCAGATTGGAACAGTTTGATTTTCAATTATGGACGACATGAGGTTCGTAGTTTTCTGATTTCCAGTGCGATTTTCTGGCTGGAGAAATATCATGTAGACGGACTGCGGGTTGATGCCGTGGCTTCGATGTTATATCTGGACTACTCTCGAAAAACAGGAGAATGGATCCCCAACCGATTCGGTGGAAGAGAAAACATTGAAGCCATCGAATTTTTAAAAGACCTTAATGAAGCCGTCTATTCACAGTTTCCAGATGTGCACACAATCGCTGAAGAATCTACAGCATGGCCCAAAGTTTCTGCGCCAACATATGCAGGGGGGTTAGGGTTTGGAATGAAATGGGATATGGGGTGGATGCATGACACCTTTGAATACTTCCGTAAAAATTCAATCCATCGTCGTCATCATCAGAATCAACTGACTTTTAGAATGATGTACGCTTTTAATGAAAACTTTATTCTTTCCATCTCTCACGATGAGGTCGTTTACGGTAAAGGCTCTGTCTATGAAAAGATGAGTGGGGATGAATGGCAAAAGTTCGCAAATCTGCGGGCTCTTTATTCTTATATGTATGCAATGCCAGGTAAAAAACTTCTTTTTATGGGCTGTGAATTTGCGCAAAAAACTGAATGGAATCACGATGGCAGTTTGGATTGGCATCTGACTCAAGAAAAGCCCCATGCTCAAATCCAATCCTTAATTAAGGATTTGAACCATGTTTATCGCCAAGAATCTGCGCTGCACGAACTGGATTTTTCAGCAGCAGGTTTTGAATGGTTAGATGCGAGTGATGCCAACAACAGTGTTTTTAGTTTTTTCCGCCGCGATGGCGATAAAAACACGGTCCTTTGTATTTTCAATCTGACACCTATCCCGCGCTACAATTATGAAGTGGGGGTTGATCAACCCGGAATTTGGAAAGAAATTTTAAATTCAGACGCGGAAATCTTTGGTGGCAGCGGTCACGGAAATTTCGGAGAAGTTACATCAAATCCTCAACCTGCACATGGAAGGCAGCACAGCCTGATGCTGACATTGCCGCCGCTTTCGGGTGTGTATTTCAAGTATGCGAGGACAGTGCAGTGA
- a CDS encoding 4-alpha-glucanotransferase: MANVIEKRLLRKAARYWGIQPDYLNANGEPTGSSSQSIKKVLSVLSGRDVHDVTSLQQVIYQRYSQKITSVMEPVHVQKASQGMRVVAFLPHDIAVDNLHFLLEQEGGKSERCFFESSVSSRIYHLENQYYRRYVFRSSKSPAEGYHHLSLVSNGQVLAKTLLICPPEKRTDHQKKKLGIFTPLYAVRSQRNLGIGDLGDLRNLQTHLHKLGCDFVGTLPLLAQDFGPKFDSISPYSASSKLFWNEAYLDLQEVVKQYPLLQKVYSHRDLNLVEELQKNEDVLYAQVIPLKQKLTLEMSKVFLAEYAEKDKGFQRFKKQKYLLSEYCQFRSHGDPEKQGYHLFAQYQMERQLKDLKSLAGKKGAEIYLDYPVGTSKDGFDNIYFSQEFINVLSVGAPPDVLFRKGQNWGISPIHPLKMRESGYQYLIESLRSHMLLGNIIRLDHVMAFKRLYVIPNDSNAREGVYLRYNPDEMFAVLAIEAQRHGVDIIGENLGTVPESIQRSLKDNGFRGMWVFLFEAGESPTAAVERMPPANLACLNTHDLVPFQGYLESFDIHKFKELGIYTPKKSRKEVHSREEVIKKWSQDLDVEDSEYLFMKVCELMASGPADLFLINLEDLWGETKPQNIPGTWHEFPNWTRKLKFSVEEWSQSSEVNNFINRLAHMRKKWKEHGHASDLRRHLSVQ; encoded by the coding sequence ATGGCAAACGTTATAGAAAAACGCCTTTTACGAAAAGCAGCCCGTTACTGGGGAATCCAACCCGACTACCTCAATGCAAATGGGGAGCCTACGGGCAGCTCTTCGCAATCCATTAAAAAAGTTCTGTCAGTCTTGTCAGGCAGGGACGTACATGATGTGACTTCACTGCAACAAGTAATTTATCAAAGATATTCTCAGAAAATCACCAGCGTCATGGAACCTGTTCATGTGCAGAAAGCCTCTCAAGGAATGCGCGTGGTGGCGTTTTTACCCCATGATATTGCTGTTGATAACTTGCATTTTCTTTTGGAGCAGGAAGGCGGCAAGAGTGAGCGCTGTTTTTTTGAAAGCAGTGTTTCCAGTCGAATCTATCACCTCGAAAATCAGTACTATCGAAGATATGTTTTTAGGTCATCAAAAAGTCCCGCTGAAGGCTACCACCACCTATCATTGGTTTCGAATGGTCAAGTTCTGGCAAAAACTCTTCTTATTTGCCCTCCGGAAAAGCGGACGGATCATCAAAAAAAGAAATTAGGAATTTTTACTCCCTTGTACGCTGTTCGTAGCCAACGAAATCTGGGAATTGGAGATTTGGGAGATCTCAGAAATCTGCAAACGCACCTGCATAAATTAGGCTGTGATTTTGTGGGCACGTTGCCGTTGTTAGCCCAGGATTTCGGGCCCAAATTTGATTCTATAAGTCCTTATTCTGCCTCCTCCAAACTGTTTTGGAACGAGGCTTATTTAGACTTACAAGAAGTTGTAAAACAGTATCCTCTGCTTCAAAAGGTTTATTCACATCGCGATCTGAATCTTGTTGAGGAGTTGCAAAAAAATGAAGATGTCCTTTATGCTCAGGTCATTCCTTTAAAGCAGAAGTTAACGCTAGAAATGTCGAAGGTATTTTTAGCTGAATATGCTGAAAAGGATAAAGGCTTTCAACGCTTTAAAAAGCAAAAGTACCTTCTGTCAGAGTATTGCCAATTCCGTAGTCACGGCGATCCTGAAAAACAGGGATATCATCTATTCGCTCAGTATCAAATGGAGCGTCAACTCAAAGATTTGAAATCCCTGGCAGGAAAAAAAGGCGCCGAAATTTATTTGGACTATCCCGTGGGGACTTCTAAAGATGGTTTTGACAATATCTATTTTAGCCAAGAGTTTATAAACGTTTTAAGTGTGGGCGCCCCACCTGACGTTTTATTTCGCAAAGGACAGAACTGGGGTATTTCTCCAATTCATCCCCTTAAAATGCGGGAAAGTGGATATCAGTATTTAATTGAGTCACTTCGCTCTCACATGCTTTTAGGTAATATCATTCGACTTGATCATGTGATGGCTTTTAAGCGGTTGTACGTAATTCCCAACGACAGCAATGCCCGTGAAGGGGTCTATCTTCGCTATAATCCGGATGAAATGTTTGCGGTCCTCGCTATCGAAGCGCAAAGACACGGAGTTGACATTATCGGAGAAAATCTGGGCACAGTTCCGGAATCCATTCAGCGTTCTTTGAAAGACAATGGGTTTCGCGGAATGTGGGTGTTCCTGTTTGAAGCGGGCGAATCTCCGACTGCGGCAGTCGAACGGATGCCACCAGCAAATCTTGCCTGCTTAAATACGCATGATCTTGTCCCGTTCCAAGGATACTTGGAATCGTTTGATATTCATAAATTCAAAGAGTTGGGAATTTACACGCCGAAAAAATCCCGCAAAGAAGTTCATTCCCGAGAAGAGGTCATTAAAAAGTGGTCTCAAGATTTGGACGTAGAAGATTCAGAATATTTATTTATGAAGGTGTGTGAACTGATGGCATCGGGTCCCGCCGATTTATTTTTAATTAATTTAGAAGATCTGTGGGGAGAAACCAAACCACAGAATATTCCCGGAACCTGGCATGAGTTTCCAAACTGGACTCGGAAACTTAAATTCTCCGTCGAAGAGTGGAGCCAAAGTTCTGAAGTGAATAATTTTATTAATCGACTCGCGCATATGCGCAAGAAATGGAAAGAGCATGGACACGCTTCTGACCTCAGACGACATTTATCTGTTCAATGA